In the Drosophila biarmipes strain raj3 chromosome X, RU_DBia_V1.1, whole genome shotgun sequence genome, one interval contains:
- the LOC108024470 gene encoding ice-structuring glycoprotein-like, which translates to MAKKTDNKLSESDLDIGPDLEFVDGLLRNLRLEAEPETRGVILNLAYTLAREKLEEAQRFAKLANRTNVSVEDLEMAKLEKTRKLRKSEEPSKRSMKLLAKHTSEDAGLPLPRSDEASMLPTWRNCQVGEKGILKDKSAQPPKPKRSMTKPDKTEATAVSRPASDACTPSTSAAGTPTPAAISTRTSTSAAATPSRRSTCTAAAPSKLSAAATPSRRATCTADAPSGPSRISTSAAATRSRRATCTADAPSGPSTSAAATRSRRATCTADAPSGPSTSAAATRSRRATCTADAPSGPSTSAAATRSRRATCTADAPSGPSTSAAATRSRRATCTADAPSKPFTAAAPSKRATCAEGAPSVCKKPRIKIIQNKVTEKTKKDVRSNFKAGML; encoded by the exons ATGGCGAAGAAGACGGATAACAAGCTTAGCGAGAGCGATTTGGATATCGGTCCTGATCTGGAGTTCGTGGATGGCCTGCTCAGGAACCTTCGGTTGGAGGCGGAACCGGAGACGCGTGGTGTTATCCTGAACCTGGCTTACA CCTTGGCACGCGAAAAACTGGAGGAGGCCCAACGCTTTGCCAAGCTAGCGAACCGTACCAACGTGAGTGTCGAGGACCTGGAGATGGCGAAGCTGGAGAAGACCCGCAAGCTGAGGAAGAGCGAGGAGCCGAGCAAGCGCTCGATGAAGCTGCTGGCCAAGCACACCAGCGAGGATGCTGGTCTGCCCCTGCCGCGCTCGGACGAGGCAAGCATGCTGCCCACCTGGCGCAACTGTCAGGTGGGCGAGAAGGGCATTCTGAAGGACAAGAGCGCTCAGCCGCCGAAGCCGAAGCGGAGCATGACAAAGCCGGATAAGACGGAGGCCACGGCAGTCTCTCGCCCTGCTTCCGATGCTTGCACGCCTTCCACTTCCGCTGCTGGCACTCCTACTCCTGCTGCCATTTCTACCAGGACTTCCACTTCCGCTGCTGCCACTCCCTCCAGGCGTTCCACTTGCACTGCAGCCGCTCCTTCCAAGCTTTCCGCTGCTGCCACTCCTTCCAGGCGTGCCACTTGCACCGCAGACGCACCTTCTGGGCCTTCCAGGATTTCCACTTCCGCTGCTGCCACTCGTTCCAGGCGTGCCACTTGCACCGCAGACGCTCCTTCTGGGCCTTCCACTTCCGCTGCTGCCACTCGTTCCAGGCGTGCCACTTGCACCGCAGACGCTCCTTCTGGGCCTTCCACTTCCGCTGCTGCCACTCGTTCCAGGCGTGCCACTTGCACCGCAGACGCTCCTTCTGGGCCTTCCACTTCCGCTGCTGCCACTCGTTCCAGGCGTGCCACTTGCACCGCAGACGCTCCTTCTGGGCCTTCCACTTCCGCTGCTGCCACTCGTTCCAGGCGTGCCACTTGCACTGCAGACGCTCCCTCGAAGCCTTTTACTGCAGCCGCTCCTTCCAAGCGTGCAACTTGCGCTGAAGGCGCTCCCTCGGTCTGCAAAAAGCCACGTATCAAAATTATCCAGAATAAGGTCACagagaaaactaaaaaagatGTACGTTCCAATTTCAAGGCGGGAATGCTCTAA
- the LOC108024794 gene encoding cap-specific mRNA (nucleoside-2'-O-)-methyltransferase 1 has product MDEPSDDENSEPTPKKIKREWVKSYSNKAMEMMKKMGYENDKGLGKSNQGRLEPVIAVQQDGRRGFGLKLDTVQFSAGQWDPACEELEIPEPVLWLHNPGGGADAYSLDQLMGHVVTGPKKLTLDEETRYCDPATLHHILNAKTVFDDLNDSEKRRARSRCNPFETIRSSIFLNRAAVKMANIDSMCDFMFTNPRDLDGQSLVAPDELLYFTDMCAGPGGFSEYVLYRKSWEAKGFGFTLRGANDFKLEKFFAASPESFDTFYGVKEDGNIFDEGNQDSLNEYIRLHTPQGVHFAMADGGFSVEGQENIQEILSKQLYLCQFLTALKILRPNGSFVCKVFDLFTPFSVGLVYLMYKCFHQIAIIKPNSSRPANSERYLICKYKRSDTETAAIIAYLNAVNLMLVEESQLEDSQNDVLEIFDANELAEDEDFLRYIIDSNNAIGRKQIVGLRKIAAFAQNPELKETKQSEVRQECLKRWGLPDKLRQAPEIKPTDRLLEELLGDWATDRSWLNLSAAEMNGVPSLNMAVKNVADWYFVPVGREETNINACTLFLCKSRGNLLRYTEHKKWELVETAFEVQPRSIFFGQIVYEFYGEGRTIQRVAALHIIDGICLGGIDIRRRPFRERVSMCDKFARSLNKPHRKERTFGALRSKPFFRLRDMGSFFADMRHYVLKDNSQRFGYALDDNKFFVPGGILMFCELTTNYVSAHSRSRGQLYYFNVTNKESYYKEQIPSKKAAEIFASFRYSYSRRLLWKWTDLRQVEELATEDNPKILFRSDFVKFIADKLGHS; this is encoded by the exons ATGGACGAGCCCTCGGACGATGAGAACTCGGAGCCCACGCCCAAGAAGATCAAGCGGGAGTGGGTGAAGAGCTACTCGAACAAGGCCATGGAGATGATGAAGAAGATGGGTTACGAGAACGACAAGGGTCTGGGCAAGAGCAACCAGGGTCGTCTGGAGCCCGTCATCGCCGTGCAGCAGGACGGCCGCCGCGGCTTCGGCCTCAAGCTGGACACCGTGCAGTTCTCGGCCGGCCAGTGGGATCCCGCCTGCGAGGAGCTCGAGATACCCGAGCCGGTGCTGTGGCTGCACAATCCCGGCGGCGGGGCCGACGCCTACAGCCTCGATCAGCTGATGGGGCACGTGGTCACCGGGCCGAAGAAACTGACCCTGGACGAGGAGACACGCTACTGCGATCCGGCCACCCTGCATCACATCCTCAATGCCAAAACCGTATTCGATGATCTCAACGACAGCGAGAAGCGGCGGGCGAGATCCCGCTGCAATCCGTTCGAGACCATCCGCAGCTCCATCTTCCTCAATCGCGCCGCCGTCAAAATGGCCAACATCGATTCCATGTGCGACTTCATGTTCACCAATCCCCGCGATCTCGATGGCCAGTCGCTGGTGGCGCCCGACGAGCTACTCTACTTCACGGACATGTGTGCAG GCCCTGGTGGTTTCTCCGAATACGTGCTGTACCGCAAATCCTGGGAGGCCAAGGGATTCGGCTTCACGCTGCGCGGCGCCAACGACTTCAAGCTGGAGAAGTTCTTTGCCGCCTCGCCGGAGTCCTTCGATACGTTCTACGGCGTGAAGGAAGACGGCAACATCTTCGACGAGGGCAATCAGGATTCGTTGAACGAGTACATCCGTCTGCATACGCCGCAGGGCGTGCACTTTGCCATGGCCGACGGCGGCTTCTCGGTGGAGGGCCAGGAGAACATCCAGGAGATCCTGTCCAAGCAGCTGTACCTCTGCCAGTTCCTCACCGCCCTGAAGATCCTGCGCCCCAACGGCAGCTTCGTCTGCAAGGTGTTCGATCTGTTCACACCGTTCAGCGTGGGCCTGGTCTATCTGATGTACAAGTGCTTCCACCAGATAGCCATCATCAAGCCGAACAGCAGCCGGCCAGCGAATTCGGAGCGCTACTTGATCTGCAAGTACAAACGATCGGATACGGAGACGGCGGCCATCATAGCCTACCTGAATGCGGTGAACCTCATGCTTGTGGAGGAGTCGCAGCTGGAGGACAGCCAAAACGATGTGCTGGAGATCTTCGATGCCAACGAGCTGGCCGAGGACGAGGACTTCCTGCGCTACATCATCGATTCGAACAATGCCATTGGCCGGAAGCAGATCGTGGGCCTGCGCAAGATAGCCGCCTTCGCCCAGAATCCGGAGCTGAAGGAGACCAAGCAGTCGGAGGTGCGGCAGGAGTGCCTCAAGCGCTGGGGACTGCCGGACAAACTGCGGCAGGCGCCGGAGATCAAGCCGACGGACAGGCTGCTGGAGGAGCTCCTGGGCGACTGGGCCACGGATCGCAGCTGGCTGAATTTGTCGGCCGCCGAGATGAACGGCGTGCCCAGTCTGAACATGGCCGTGAAGAACGTGGCGGACTGGTACTTTGTGCCCGTGGGCCGCGAGGAGACAAACATCAATGCCTGCACGCTGTTCCTGTGCAAGTCGCGGGGCAATCTGCTGCGCTACACGGAGCACAAGAAGTGGGAGCTGGTGGAGACGGCCTTCGAGGTGCAGCCGCGCTCCATCTTCTTCGGCCAGATTGTGTACGAGTTCTACGGCGAGGGCAGGACGATCCAGCGCGTGGCCGCCCTCCACATCATCGACGGCATCTGCCTGGGCGGCATTGACATTCGGCGTAGGCCGTTCCGCGAACGCGTCAGCATGTGCGACAAGTTCGCCCGGAGTCTGAACAAGCCGCATCGCAAGGAGCGAACGTTCGGCGCGCTGCGCAGCAAACCCTTCTTCCGGCTGCGGGATATGGGCAGCTTCTTTGCGGACATGCGGCACTATGTGCTCAAGGATAACTCGCAGCGTTTCGGCTATGCGCTGGACGACAACAAGTTCTTTGTGCCCGGCGGCATACTGATGTTCTGCGAGCTGACCACCAACTATGTGTCCGCGCACTCGCGATCGCGCGGCCAGCTGTACTACTTCAATGTTACGAACAAGGAGTCGTACTACAAGGAGCAGATACCCAGCAAGAAGGCCGCCGAGATCTTCGCCTCGTTCCGCTACAGCTACTCGCGCCGCCTGCTCTGGAAGTGGACGGACCTGCGCCAGGTGGAGGAGCTGGCCACCGAGGACAATCCAAAGATCCTTTTCCGCAGCGACTTCGTCAAGTTCATCGCGGACAAGCTGGGCCACAGCTAG
- the LOC108024683 gene encoding nuclear pore complex protein Nup205, with protein MDGVTEDMWTPYKHMYGVFQATVSNPSGVTTDLELCLKKYKHSFTNFLRNPAKSEKSRGHLRNALNEGIPLPGQSRKIKLSQDLVDEALILSDMFDLDEVFAVELLCTAQRQQVHHPGLPRGLVAVLLYYDGRKAISCALRDMFQTVSGVSWSTELPREVTCLVTNYAQSLVEDSNILGRLLELLEEMDVDKESILLTKNRAFGSKKHQNQVLGLYEDIQRAVAMALFHWSAQRGLPRPIAIRLLQQLATRKTNEPDGNIDDVTLIMLMALLYAYDTSVLLVSEYINPHTARLPILSDPEFAKGFLEALYAQSSWQTPRLDAIITYSFGLTLASLRHAPGQLQAAALSAINRDENLIDEALGAQVFGFFYRLLLEKDLVYSTEFIYRRVHLLITDFIDFMHAKVSELRGRADESARTVISFLNEGLEPPPNLDSNFELLMLCVAKLYGDPRVSIKLCNEYWGPSDPTGSTFGVILPTAFKNTSRSVSLFKFISLASELLPQTLFKAYLKMISGLTRTEFAARCAFNMLKLPQVTTGTYAVSWDHFFTTLANYYNLMRNDFNTSITTGGETIYRSRSAPRIITQREAEHLVAVMGIIQAVAEHDEISRIMICEQANWQPPQVLLGLVACSTPLLLKAEILFTLAALAKSKETARAIWFHLEDSQIIPTVPVSSNYGQCSLTEEIDQNESRLEQYKLTRGILQLLYTLMTGHMPKSLGVGPRKPGYDAYLNFVLESVLLKFYNRAYKDPAEKWQVGAQCLKLLYYLLATYRPRASDFQEGRDEHPYPGYHVMMQLQVKSDMLQLLLRIVEEARERLDDYNRFHGKELLEECSLYALLLLEAALAKQNAFFETHSAANCPIMLSGLNRMLLDLNPRSRKPDHVLNIVKFVTYNSWLPRHSLAAVKILSSVTQLPNVSAQILSMYAQGSNEKLEIRQGFVECLEMDVSVARPSDELLDQLALNDHVPFLGFGDDGDRDRERTRDREDPTADSRIELQLEEAALERKPARIELQLKEAIVQLFEMNLSQQLPNFVYFLLGVDVLRDFMANEKQHLGIEMHCSCVNSLVLLLEKYLEQQRHSEEYCEHSANIVERIYHLFHGLCANRRTTETILRYFRLTCNDFLLRHLNSLPFRQHRQDHVLHAMSHLLNCVSIDVKLAATHGQTTRYNLLCDILLMGNGTEAQRSAHGLPMEIGHSLMTPSAPFFAMDLLPGGGSINGSGSGSGSGPGGAAGAGSTALKPALLQETSQGLHANRLLDCLVLEVDTLTHPQLEFFDTQLTAQLLRDCESSADAGSHSSASLINVRKLHGILHDELRMVQSTIVSGQRKAISSEITLLLKHAVSLNRVRTQRCATLAFMEAWGQLVQVLFSSMPEAVLPVTLRRQHIIDIIEKILIKVQPIQPIIEISIQVSETVLLLLANLRYCCYQVEDQRTEDQANDESLANGNGIDAQAAKLSLGQRSEAAREAGANSSNLRFILKSLVEWIMISEGKSQKLRINLYSALLNCLRIAKRLRSDEQLEYQESVTSRQESLGLNNIELRRDDRQRLKAMAADVIGTFGEKLIDTICHDAVTGHDVCRMLALACLDMISELHAVSTLCDFVGTRGYLKHLLDSLGKSSESLCAILQPVPDHLRPLYVYESRMAFLTRMANTSVGARLLLAERALGVLSNMRVYDLQPDLKGSELKRNEPQSFLPAVDERFRAILLPALALCDAIVNSLGSHNNSAALQVLNFLFAHIDMVEAMLRTATPFMDLGHLQQLAIITNLFARTTTHEVATLEDSLDVENDLELRNRLGRLQQLMIVVFGRFSVSELTIRRMLQQDQEHGDQAEGSKTLRVKYFLDIAANLSLYCRNAVTSHVKDSMTSKYLLTTMINDVTPLTGKMDSKKLTAIMHTILNQLKGSIGYYLSQKSIADNLLQQRASLPNISFGPNGKQSYVDLSQRHNEKRSELMQAVFIAEQNLYLLWIHLDFYLRNAVVYANENRNAINESLLDSGNNVSVLNASQDEIVQLKQLLISTFNETFCTQLITASEDYTVKCRGFNASLLRRIKALVQFAPVTANGDSSIFVS; from the exons ATGGATG GTGTAACCGAGGACATGTGGACGCCGTACAAGCATATGTACGGCGTTTTCCAGGCGACGGTGTCCAATCCCAGTGGCGTCACCACGGACCTGGAGCTGTGCCTCAAGAAGTACAAGCACAGCTTCACCAACTTCCTGCGCAATCCG GCCAAGAGCGAGAAGAGCCGCGGCCACCTGAGGAATGCCCTAAACGAGGGCATCCCGCTGCCGGGGCAGTCGCGGAAGATAAAGCTCTCACAGGACCTGGTCGACGAGGCCCTCATCCTCTCAGACATGTTCGACCTGGACGAGGTGTTCGCCGTGGAGCTGCTCTGCACCGCCCAGCGACAGCAGGTGCACCATCCAGGTCTGCCCAGGGGCCTGGTGGCGGTGCTCCTCTACTACGACGGCCGGAAGGCCATCAGCTGCGCCCTGCGCGACATGTTCCAGACAGTCAGCGGCGTCTCCTGGAGCACTGAGCTGCCCAGGGAG GTCACCTGCCTGGTTACCAACTATGCTCAGAGTTTAGTGGAGGACTCCAACATACTGGGACGCCTGCTAGAGCTGCTCGAAGAGATGGATGTGGACAAGGAG TCCATACTGCTGACCAAAAACCGCGCCTTCGGCTCCAAGAAGCACCAGAACCAGGTGCTCGGCCTGTACGAGGACATCCAGCGGGCAGTGGCCATGGCCCTGTTCCACTGGTCAGCCCAGCGCGGCCTGCCGCGACCCATAGCCATCCGGCTGCTGCAGCAACTGGCCACCCGGAAGACCAACGAACCGGACGGCAACATCGACGACGTGACCCTGATCATGCTGATGGCTCTGCTGTACGCGTACGACACCTCCGTGCTGCTGGTCAGTGAGTACATCAATCCGCACACCGCCCGCCTGCCGATCCTCAGCGATCCGGAGTTCGCCAAGGGCTTCCTGGAGGCTCTGTACGCGCAGAGCAGCTGGCAAACCCCGCGCCTGGATGCCATCATCACGTACAGCTTTGGACTCACACTGGCCAGCTTGCGACATGCCCCAGGTCAACTGCAGGCCGCCGCCCTGTCGGCCATCAATCGCGATGAGAACCTCATCGACGAGGCTCTAGGAGCCCAGGTCTTTGGTTTCTTCTACCGCCTGCTGCTCGAGAAGGATCTTGTCTACAG CACCGAGTTCATCTACCGCCGCGTGCACCTGCTCATCACGGACTTCATCGACTTCATGCACGCCAAGGTGTCGGAGCTGCGCGGCCGGGCGGACGAGTCGGCGCGCACGGTGATCAGCTTCCTGAACGAAGGCCTCGAGCCGCCGCCCAACCTGGACTCCAACTTCGAGCTGCTGATGCTGTGCGTGGCCAAGCTGTACGGCGATCCGCGGGTGAGCATCAAGCTCTGCAACGAGTACTGGGGCCCGAGCGATCCCACGGGCTCCACCTTCGGAGTCATACTGCCCACAGCCTTCAAGAACACCTCGCGCTCAGTGTCCCTGTTCAAGTTCATCAGCCTGGCCAGCGAGCTGCTGCCGCAGACCCTGTTCAAGGCCTACCTCAAGATGATATCCGGCCTCACGCGCACCGAGTTCGCCGCGCGCTGCGCCTTCAACATGCTCAAGCTGCCCCAGGTGACCACGGGCACCTATGCCGTCAGCTGGGATCACTTCTTCACCACGCTGGCCAACTACTACAA TTTAATGCGCAACGACTTCAACACCAGCATCACCACCGGCGGCGAGACCATCTACCGCAGTCGCTCCGCCCCCAGGATAATCACCCAGAGGGAGGCGGAGCACCTGGTGGCCGTCATGGGCATTATTCAGGCCGTGGCCGAGCACGACGAGATCTCGCGCATCATGATCTGCGAGCAGGCCAACTGGCAGCCGCCCCAGGTGCTGCTGGGCCTGGTGGCCTGCTCCACGCCGCTGCTGCTCAAGGCGGAGATCCTCTTCACGCTGGCCGCCCTGGCGAAGTCCAAGGAGACGGCGCGCGCCATCTGGTTCCACCTGGAGGACTCGCAGATAATACCCACGGTCCCGGTGTCCAGCAACTACGGCCAGTGCAGCCTCACGGAGGAAATCGACCAGAACGAGAGTCGCCTGGAGCAGTACAAGCTGACCCGCGGCATTCTGCAGCTGCTCTACACCCTGATGACCGGGCACATGCCCAAGAGTCTGGGCGTGGGACCGCGCAAACCCGGCTACGATGCCTACCTCAACTTTGTGCTTGAGTCTGTGCTGCTCAAGTTCTACAATCGGGCGTACAAGGATCCCGCGGAGAAGTGGCAGGTGGGCGCCCAGTGCCTGAAACTGCTGTACTATCTGCTGGCCACCTACCGGCCGCGGGCCTCCGACTTCCAGGAGGGGCGCGACGAGCATCCCTATCCCGGCTACCATGTCATGATGCAGCTGCAGGTCAAGTCCGATatgctgcaactgctgctgcgcATCGTGGAGGAGGCGCGTGAGCGGCTGGACGACTACAACCGCTTCCACGGCAAGGAGCTGCTCGAGGAGTGCTCCCTGTACGCCTTGCTGCTGCTCGAGGCCGCGCTGGCCAAGCAGAACGCTTTCTTCGAGACCCACTCGGCGGCCAACTGCCCCATCATGCTGTCCGGCCTGAATCGCATGCTCCTGGACCTGAATCCGCGCAGCCGCAAGCCCGACCACGTGCTGAACATCGTCAAGTTCGTGACCTACAACAGCTGGCTGCCGCGCCACTCGCTGGCCGCCGTCAAGATCCTGAGCTCGGTCACCCAGCTGCCGAACGTCTCCGCCCAGATCCTCAGCATGTACGCCCAGGGCAGCAACGAGAAGCTCGAGATCCGGCAGGGATTCGTCGAGTGCCTGGAGATGGATGTGAGCGTGGCCAGGCCGAGTGACGAGCTGCTCGACCAACTGGCCCTTAACGATCATGTGCCGTTCCTGGGCTTCGGCGACGATGGCGACAGGGACCGGGAGCGGACTAGGGATCGGGAGGATCCCACGGCGGATTCGCGAATCGAGCTGCAATTGGAGGAGGCCGCACTGGAGCGCAAGCCGGCGCGCATCGAGCTGCAGCTGAAGGAGGCCATAGTGCAGCTATTCGAGATGAATCTCAGCCAGCAGCTGCCCAACTTTGTGTACTTCCTGCTCGGCGTGGACGTGCTGCGCGACTTCATGGCCAACGAGAAGCAGCACCTGGGCATCGAGATGCACTGCTCCTGCGTGAACTCCCTGGTGCTGCTGTTGGAAAAGTACCTGGAG CAACAACGCCACAGCGAGGAGTACTGCGAGCACTCGGCCAACATCGTAGAGCGCATCTACCACCTGTTCCACGGCCTCTGCGCCAACCGCCGCACCACGGAGACCATCCTGCGCTACTTCCGCCTGACCTGCAACGACTTCCTGCTGCGGCACCTCAACTCCCTGCCCTTCCGCCAGCACCGCCAGGATCATGTGCTGCACGCCATGAGCCACCTGCTCAACTGCGTGTCCATCGATGTCAAGCTGGCGGCCACGCATGGCCAGACCACGCGCTACAACCTGCTGTGCGACATCCTGCTGATGGGTAATGGCACGGAGGCACAGCGCTCGGCGCATGGCTTGCCCATGGAAATTGGTCACAGCCTGATGACGCCGTCGGCGCCCTTCTTCGCCATGGACCTGCTGCCGGGCGGAGGATCGATAAATGGCTCTGGTTCTGGATCGGGTTCAGGACCTGGCGGAGCCGCGGGAGCTGGATCCACCGCCCTGAAGCCGGCACTGCTGCAGGAGACGTCGCAGGGACTGCATGCCAACCGATTGCTCGACTGCCTTGTGCTGGAGGTCGACACCTTGACCCACCCGCAACTGGAGTTCTTCGACACGCAGCTGACGGCTCAACTCCTGCGGGACTGCGAGTCCTCCGCCGATGCGGGAAGCCATTCCTCGGCAAGCTTGATCAACGTGCGCAAGCTGCACGGCATCCTGCACGACGAGCTGCGCATGGTGCAGAGCACCATAGTCAGCGGGCAGCGGAAGGCCATCTCCTCAGAGATTACGCTGCTGCTGAAGCACGCCGTCAGCCTCAACCGGGTGCGCACCCAGCGCTGCGCCACACTGGCCTTCATGGAGGCGTGGGGCCAGCTGGTGCAGGTGCTCTTCAGCAGCATGCCCGAGGCCGTGCTGCCGGTGACGCTGCGGCGCCAGCACATCATCGACATCATCGAGAAGATCCTGATCAAGGTACAGCCCATCCAGCCGATCATCGAGATCTCCATCCAGGTCAGCGAAacggtgctgctgctgctggccaatcTGCGCTACTGCTGCTACCAGGTGGAGGACCAGCGCACCGAGGACCAGGCCAACGACGAGTCCCTGGCCAATGGCAACGGCATCGATGCGCAGGCGGCTAAGCTGAGTCTCGGCCAGAGGAGCGAGGCAGCAAGGGAGGCCGGCGCCAACAGCAGCAATCTGCGCTTCATCCTCAAGAGCCTCGTCGAGTGGATTATGATCAGCGAGGGGAAGTCGCAGAAGCTGCGCATCAACTTGTACAGCGCCCTGCTCAACTGCCTTCGTATAGCCAAGCGACTGCGCTCCGACGAGCAGCTGGAGTACCAGGAATC GGTCACCTCGCGCCAGGAGAGCTTAGGGTTGAACAACATCGAGCTGCGGCGCGACGACCGCCAGCGGCTGAAGGCCATGGCTGCGGACGTGATCGGAACCTTTGGCGAGAAGCTGATCGACACCATCTGCCACGACGCGGTAACCGGGCACGATGTGTGCCGCATGCTGGCGCTGGCCTGCCTGGACATGATCTCCGAGCTGCATGCGGTGAGCACGCTGTGCGACTTTGTGGGCACGCGCGGCTACCTGAAGCACTTGCTGGACAGCCTGGGCAAGTCCAGTGAGTCGCTGTGCGCCATCCTGCAGCCGGTGCCCGATCACCTGCGGCCGCTCTACGTCTACGAGTCGCGCATGGCCTTCCTCACGCGGATGGCAAACACCAGCGTGGGAGCccgcctgctgctggccgAGCGAGCGCTGGGCGTGCTGTCCAATATGCGCGTGTACGACCTACAGCCCGACCTCAAGGGCAGCGAGCTGAAGCGCAACGAGCCGCAGTCCTTCCTTCCGGCCGTCGACGAGCGCTTCCGCGCCATCCTGCTGCCAGCCCTGGCGCTCTGCGATGCCATTGTCAACTCGCTGGGATCGCACAACAATTCGGCGGCCCTGCAGGTGCTCAACTTTCTGTTCGCCCACATCGACATGGTGGAGGCGATGCTGCGCACGGCCACGCCCTTCATGGACCTGGGCCACCTGCAGCAGCTGGCCATCATCACCAATCTGTTTGCGCGCACCACCACGCACGAGGTGGCCACGCTGGAGGACAGCCTGGACGTGGAGAACGACCTGGAGCTGCGCAACCGCCTGGGCCGGCTGCAGCAGCTGATGATCGTCGTCTTCGGGCGCTTCTCCGTCAGCGAGCTCACCATTCGGCGCATGCTGCAGCAGGACCAGGAGCACGGCGACCAGGCCGAGGGCTCGAAAACGCTGCGCGTCAAATACTTCCTGGACATTGCCGCCAACCTGTCGCTCTACTGCCGCAACGCGGTCACCAGCCATGTCAAGGACAGCATGACCTCCAAGTACCTGCTGACCACCATGATCAACGATGTGACGCCACT CACTGGCAAGATGGACAGCAAGAAGCTGACGGCCATCATGCACACCATCCTCAACCAGCTGAAGGGCTCCATTGGCTACTACCTCTCGCAGAAGTCCATTGCCGACAATCTGCTCCAGCAACGCGCCTCCCTGCCCAACATCAGCTTCGGTCCCAACG GCAAGCAAAGCTATGTGGACCTGAGCCAGCGGCACAACGAGAAGCGCAGCGAACTGATGCAGGCCGTCTTCATCGCCGAGCAGAACCTGTATCTGCTGTGGATCCACCTGGACTTCTACCTGCGCAACGCCGTCGTCTACGCCAACGAGAACCGCAACGCTATCAACGAGAGCCTGCTGGACAGCGGCAACAACGTGTCCGTGCTGAATGCCTCGCAGGACGAGATCGTGCAGCTCAAGCAGCTGCTCATCTCCACCTTCAACGAGACCTTCTGCACGCAGCTCATCACGGCCAGCGAGGACTACACGGTCAAGTGCAGGGGCTTCAACGCCTCGCTGCTGCGCCGCATCAAGGCGCTCGTCCAGTTCGCCCCGGTCACTGCCAACGGCGACAGTTCCATCTTCGTCTCGTAG